In Methanomassiliicoccus sp., one DNA window encodes the following:
- a CDS encoding glycosyltransferase: protein MNDIDAVDVSERGRYLSNEIYLISVIIPCYNEGERIYRNLQECLRSLGELKKPFEIIAVNDGSSDNTLKELNRLAMVHPEVVPVTYGKNAGKGNALRVGTLKARGDLIIFMDADLEIHPRHAATFIKTMERTGADMVIGSKRHPYSKVDYPPKRRLLSYGYHIMVRALFGLKLTDTQPGFKLAKREVLIKEMYKSKVDRYAFDLELLVNADADGFKIVEAPIELNFSRPLGGRIGFRSVKSIFSETMDIFLRHRLNKSSDRIPKASAQKKLPDKDLQSP from the coding sequence TTGAACGATATTGACGCAGTCGATGTCTCCGAAAGGGGACGTTACCTTTCTAATGAAATTTACCTCATCTCCGTCATCATCCCCTGCTACAACGAGGGTGAGCGCATCTACAGGAACCTTCAGGAGTGCCTGAGGTCCCTGGGAGAGCTTAAAAAGCCTTTCGAGATCATCGCCGTCAATGATGGTTCCAGTGACAACACCTTGAAGGAACTTAACAGGCTGGCGATGGTCCATCCTGAGGTGGTCCCAGTAACCTACGGTAAGAATGCCGGAAAGGGCAATGCTCTAAGGGTGGGGACGCTGAAGGCGAGAGGAGACCTCATTATTTTCATGGACGCGGACCTGGAGATCCACCCCCGGCATGCCGCGACTTTCATAAAAACCATGGAGCGCACTGGGGCCGATATGGTGATCGGTTCCAAGCGTCATCCATATTCCAAAGTGGACTACCCTCCGAAGCGGAGGCTCCTCAGCTACGGTTATCACATAATGGTCCGGGCCCTGTTCGGCCTGAAGCTCACGGACACCCAGCCAGGCTTCAAACTGGCCAAGCGAGAGGTCCTCATCAAGGAGATGTATAAGAGCAAGGTGGACCGCTACGCCTTCGACCTCGAACTGCTAGTGAACGCCGATGCGGATGGCTTCAAGATAGTCGAGGCCCCTATCGAGCTAAACTTCAGCAGACCCCTCGGAGGACGCATAGGCTTCCGATCTGTGAAGAGCATCTTCTCGGAGACCATGGATATTTTCCTGCGCCACCGTCTGAACAAGTCCAGTGATAGGATACCCAAGGCCAGCGCTCAAAAGAAGCTCCCCGACAAGGACCTTCAGTCCCCATAG
- a CDS encoding EamA family transporter, giving the protein MKVTLGKHELMLFASGVLWGTSFVTIKIALNSEVDPVYFALLRFIVGTAAIMTIVIWLRRFDAKVLLYPPIIFNSFLNALSFALQNVGMESTSATNSVLLMNTNIGVVAILAAIFLAEAITPRIILGIALGLVGVLFISTDGDLSAIYSGTFWGNLLVLTAGWVWAFYIIIQKKVLNRKTDVLMVTAAIMANTTLFLVPMTMLYTASYAIPTTGWIAVVYIGLVCTFGANLLYNAGLKGVKASISSVILLMEVVSGMFFAILILGEMPTIITAMGGTLVLISILIISLATSGPIRRPKPSS; this is encoded by the coding sequence ATGAAGGTGACTCTCGGCAAACACGAGCTGATGCTCTTCGCCTCCGGCGTTCTCTGGGGGACGTCGTTCGTCACCATCAAGATCGCCCTCAACAGCGAGGTCGACCCCGTCTACTTTGCTCTCCTGCGGTTCATAGTGGGTACCGCGGCCATAATGACCATTGTGATCTGGTTGAGACGCTTCGATGCCAAGGTTCTGCTGTACCCACCGATCATCTTCAACTCCTTCCTCAACGCCCTCTCCTTCGCCCTGCAGAACGTGGGCATGGAGTCCACCTCCGCCACCAACTCGGTGCTGTTGATGAACACCAATATCGGAGTGGTGGCCATACTGGCCGCGATCTTCCTGGCGGAAGCTATCACTCCGCGCATCATCCTGGGCATAGCCCTGGGGTTGGTTGGGGTGCTGTTCATCTCCACCGATGGGGACCTCTCCGCGATCTACAGCGGAACCTTCTGGGGCAACCTCCTGGTTCTAACCGCAGGATGGGTATGGGCCTTCTACATCATCATTCAGAAGAAGGTTCTGAATCGGAAGACCGACGTCCTCATGGTCACCGCGGCCATAATGGCCAACACCACGCTGTTCCTCGTGCCCATGACCATGCTGTACACTGCCAGCTATGCCATCCCTACAACGGGATGGATAGCGGTGGTGTACATCGGGTTGGTCTGTACCTTCGGAGCCAATCTCCTGTATAACGCCGGTCTCAAAGGCGTCAAGGCCAGCATATCCTCTGTGATACTGCTCATGGAGGTGGTGTCTGGCATGTTCTTCGCCATACTTATCCTGGGGGAGATGCCTACCATCATTACCGCCATGGGAGGGACACTGGTGCTCATATCCATCCTGATCATCTCCCTCGCCACCAGCGGGCCCATCAGGAGACCGAAGCCTAGCTCTTGA
- a CDS encoding DUF89 family protein, with translation MEMAPECIPCLLNRVLYEVEQCDPSRNGAAMRDSLRILKEGYVPGANSAEVATRVHERAYKVMGCEDPYLGLKIKSQEVARELYPRAQCLVESSRDRLEAATLAAIAGNVMDFGIAGLDDPTALSRQFDSLIRQGLNVNDLDRMRAILSKARRVLYLLDNCGEDILDTLLVQEIKAFGPKVIGVVKGEAILTDVTMEDARRSGTMRAFDEVLTTGMFAVGIDVDRMGDRLRREMEGADLIISKGMANFESLSDSQFGPIAYLMRAKCRPVAEAVGAKRGDNVLRVVERGSKPSVLS, from the coding sequence ATGGAAATGGCCCCCGAATGCATACCTTGTCTCCTTAACCGGGTCCTCTATGAGGTCGAACAATGCGATCCGAGCCGTAACGGGGCGGCCATGAGGGACTCCCTGCGAATTTTGAAGGAAGGGTACGTCCCCGGGGCCAACTCCGCAGAGGTGGCCACCCGGGTCCACGAGCGTGCCTATAAGGTCATGGGCTGCGAGGACCCCTACCTCGGCCTAAAGATAAAGAGCCAGGAGGTAGCCCGGGAGCTCTACCCGAGGGCCCAGTGCCTGGTGGAATCCTCCCGCGATCGGCTGGAGGCGGCTACGCTGGCGGCGATCGCCGGGAACGTCATGGACTTCGGCATCGCCGGCCTGGACGATCCCACCGCGCTCAGCAGGCAGTTCGACTCCCTCATCCGCCAGGGGCTAAACGTGAACGACCTGGACAGGATGCGTGCCATCCTATCCAAGGCCCGTAGGGTTCTGTATCTCCTGGACAACTGCGGAGAGGACATCCTGGACACCCTCCTGGTGCAGGAGATAAAGGCCTTCGGTCCGAAGGTCATCGGCGTCGTCAAGGGGGAGGCCATTCTGACCGACGTGACCATGGAGGATGCCCGCCGCTCGGGAACGATGAGAGCATTCGACGAGGTACTGACCACCGGCATGTTCGCTGTGGGTATCGACGTGGACCGCATGGGCGACCGTCTCCGCAGGGAGATGGAGGGGGCGGACCTGATAATATCGAAGGGCATGGCCAACTTCGAGTCCCTGTCCGATTCCCAGTTCGGACCCATAGCATACCTCATGAGGGCCAAGTGCCGCCCCGTGGCCGAGGCCGTGGGGGCGAAACGGGGCGACAACGTCCTCCGAGTGGTGGAAAGGGGTTCGAAGCCCAGTGTCCTCTCGTGA
- a CDS encoding glycosyltransferase family 4 protein: MRILCFNWRDIRNPAGGGAEWYTHQILKRLCAKGHEATLFTSGYPGALNEEEIDGIRVVRQGDRFSVYRRAKRFYETDPERYDVIIDEINTVPFMTPRYVRRGEKVVTLIHQLAREFWYYEMPYPVAWAGYHYFEHHWLKKYRDTMTITVSDSTKNELLGLGFKDVHVVPNGLNVDTLNAVPTKTSEPSIIFVGRLKKAKRPQDVAEAYGILKDTHPSLRLTVVGDGYLLEGMREKYPDVEFRGYVDKAVRDELVARSWTIAVPGVREGWGQVVTDSNALGTPAVGYNIPGLRDSIKDGYNGILVEPDPTSMAKGLHMLLSEGDMRTKLSENALEWSRRFSWDKSSQEFEALLK; this comes from the coding sequence ATTCGCATACTTTGCTTTAATTGGCGTGACATCCGGAACCCGGCCGGCGGAGGAGCGGAGTGGTATACTCACCAGATCTTGAAACGCCTTTGCGCCAAGGGTCACGAGGCCACGTTGTTCACCAGCGGATACCCCGGGGCGCTGAACGAAGAGGAGATCGACGGCATAAGGGTGGTGCGTCAGGGAGATAGGTTTTCTGTATATCGCCGCGCCAAGCGTTTCTATGAGACCGATCCCGAACGTTACGATGTGATAATCGACGAGATCAACACCGTCCCCTTCATGACGCCCCGGTACGTACGGCGGGGCGAGAAGGTAGTGACCCTCATTCATCAGCTCGCCAGGGAGTTCTGGTACTATGAGATGCCATATCCTGTAGCATGGGCAGGTTATCACTACTTCGAACATCACTGGCTGAAGAAGTATCGAGATACGATGACCATCACTGTGTCAGATTCCACGAAGAACGAGCTCCTGGGACTTGGTTTCAAGGACGTTCACGTGGTCCCGAACGGCCTCAACGTGGACACCTTGAACGCGGTCCCTACGAAGACATCGGAGCCTTCCATCATATTCGTAGGTCGTTTGAAGAAGGCCAAGCGGCCACAGGATGTGGCGGAGGCATATGGCATCCTTAAGGACACTCATCCATCACTGAGATTAACAGTCGTGGGTGATGGATACCTACTGGAAGGAATGCGTGAGAAGTATCCAGACGTGGAATTTAGAGGATATGTCGACAAGGCGGTCCGGGACGAGCTGGTGGCCAGGTCTTGGACCATAGCGGTCCCGGGCGTGAGGGAGGGATGGGGACAGGTGGTGACCGACTCCAACGCCCTGGGGACCCCCGCAGTAGGCTATAACATACCTGGCCTGAGGGATTCGATAAAAGATGGATACAATGGCATACTGGTAGAACCGGACCCCACATCAATGGCAAAAGGCCTTCATATGCTGCTTTCCGAAGGGGACATGAGGACAAAGCTCAGCGAGAACGCCCTAGAGTGGTCTCGGAGGTTCAGTTGGGATAAAAGCTCCCAGGAGTTCGAGGCCCTGCTGAAATGA
- a CDS encoding DUF2029 domain-containing protein: MSGNLLLRIKDVLYPDRKLLWVIIAGFAIRIAVAPWTSWTYDTYPFYQGIVDQLAGLGPYGHMVYSYPPAFNFIEYPFSIILSLFSDPTQWVTFVPSMVEVGRVTNMVVPAVTSPGFNLTYKLPLILADYLCAVILYQFVRKIRDEESGRRVFILWFLNPFVIFVSSIYGNFDVLAVFLTLLALYAMYSHRYLSAGLAVGLGVAIKLYPLYLGLFCFAYLVGQLIINLASRDDLRDRLKSPILFMIGAIGGASSIVISIFLNPSLMVFINGRMSNNDMGGINIWGLLRTGNVLLNESSTLPQDEFALVNTVTSYLMFLILFLILLRVFIMLRSSHERHEEQMIFGSMSVFLVLLLFQPVTHAHYLLWALPFLLLCSVYQHRFEHIVFALSVVGVVFWIALQSYMAFLYPLSVYTGAVPTDLINQVVVDYYTGSGGISAEGARIIPTVIGVGALMLALLPERLDPVKRLTTLLRRR, from the coding sequence ATGTCAGGTAACTTGCTACTCAGGATCAAGGATGTTCTCTACCCAGATCGCAAGCTCCTCTGGGTCATCATCGCAGGTTTCGCCATCAGAATCGCTGTGGCTCCCTGGACCAGTTGGACCTACGACACCTATCCCTTCTATCAGGGAATCGTCGATCAACTGGCCGGACTGGGGCCCTATGGCCACATGGTATATTCCTACCCCCCCGCCTTCAACTTCATCGAGTATCCCTTCAGCATCATATTGTCATTGTTCTCTGACCCCACCCAGTGGGTAACGTTCGTTCCTTCCATGGTGGAGGTGGGACGGGTCACCAACATGGTGGTGCCCGCGGTCACTTCCCCCGGTTTCAACCTCACCTACAAACTCCCCCTCATCCTGGCCGACTATCTCTGCGCGGTCATTCTGTACCAGTTCGTTCGGAAAATAAGGGACGAGGAAAGTGGAAGGCGGGTGTTCATACTCTGGTTCCTCAACCCGTTTGTAATCTTCGTGTCTTCGATCTACGGTAACTTCGATGTTCTGGCTGTCTTCCTGACCCTGCTGGCCCTCTACGCCATGTATAGCCACAGGTATCTAAGTGCAGGCCTCGCCGTGGGCCTTGGAGTTGCGATCAAGCTCTACCCGCTCTACCTGGGTCTATTCTGCTTCGCCTACCTTGTCGGTCAACTGATCATCAACCTCGCATCACGAGATGACCTCAGGGACCGGCTGAAGAGCCCCATCCTGTTCATGATTGGCGCTATCGGTGGAGCATCAAGCATTGTCATCTCCATTTTCCTGAACCCTTCCCTGATGGTCTTCATCAACGGCCGCATGAGCAACAACGACATGGGAGGCATCAATATCTGGGGCCTGCTTCGCACCGGGAACGTGCTCTTGAACGAGAGCTCCACCCTTCCCCAGGACGAGTTCGCTCTTGTGAATACAGTCACCAGCTACCTGATGTTCCTGATACTTTTCCTCATACTTCTCCGGGTCTTCATCATGTTGAGGTCGTCCCACGAACGGCACGAGGAACAGATGATATTCGGCTCGATGTCGGTATTCTTGGTGCTATTGCTGTTCCAGCCAGTGACTCATGCTCATTATCTGCTGTGGGCCCTTCCGTTCCTCCTGCTATGTTCCGTCTATCAACACCGCTTCGAGCACATAGTGTTCGCCCTTTCGGTGGTAGGAGTGGTCTTCTGGATAGCCCTCCAATCCTACATGGCATTTCTCTACCCACTTTCCGTTTACACGGGGGCGGTGCCAACGGATCTGATCAACCAGGTGGTCGTGGATTATTACACTGGATCCGGGGGCATTAGCGCAGAGGGTGCTCGCATCATCCCCACGGTCATAGGGGTCGGGGCCTTGATGTTAGCCCTGCTCCCTGAGAGGTTGGACCCGGTGAAGAGGCTAACGACGTTGCTCAGGAGGCGGTAA
- a CDS encoding NAD(P)-dependent oxidoreductase, with amino-acid sequence MRVLVVGSNGFIGSNLVRRLRDDGNETIAMVRPGGNLYRLQAQGIQDHVECDIMDLSSISKVLREEHPDMVVHLATRYVVQHRPEEVAEITMTNVGGTINLLEAVRAQGDIGLINTSSCFVYSPKVSPLLESDPLDPFNLYALTKLQAEEACRFYSSHYGLGIVNLRLFPPYGPGDNVRKMIPSFIRSIQAGAPPSMTRGEQRWDYIFIDDVINAYVKVLEGFEELSRKGFESYNIGTGDTTSVRSIGEMILELMGSKIEPLWGALPERSRELTYLCSNIDKVKKAIGWAPRTTLREGLISTIDDLKREAGG; translated from the coding sequence ATGCGAGTATTGGTGGTCGGTTCCAACGGGTTCATCGGGTCGAACCTTGTACGCCGCCTTCGGGACGACGGAAATGAGACCATTGCCATGGTCAGGCCTGGAGGGAACCTATATCGACTTCAAGCACAGGGCATCCAGGATCACGTTGAGTGCGATATCATGGACCTCTCCAGCATCAGCAAGGTGCTGAGGGAGGAACACCCTGACATGGTGGTGCATCTGGCGACCAGGTATGTGGTTCAGCACCGTCCAGAGGAGGTGGCAGAGATCACCATGACCAATGTCGGGGGCACCATCAACCTCTTGGAGGCCGTGAGAGCACAGGGCGACATCGGCCTTATCAATACCAGCAGCTGCTTCGTCTACTCCCCGAAAGTGTCACCGTTGTTGGAGTCAGATCCACTGGACCCATTCAACCTTTATGCCTTGACAAAGCTGCAGGCGGAGGAGGCTTGCCGCTTCTATTCCAGCCACTATGGGTTAGGTATAGTCAACCTCCGTTTGTTCCCTCCCTATGGTCCGGGCGATAATGTCAGGAAGATGATCCCCAGCTTCATAAGGTCGATTCAAGCGGGGGCACCTCCCTCGATGACCAGGGGAGAACAGAGGTGGGACTACATCTTCATAGATGATGTCATTAACGCTTATGTAAAGGTCCTCGAGGGTTTTGAGGAACTATCGAGAAAGGGCTTCGAGAGTTATAATATCGGGACTGGAGATACCACATCAGTGCGATCGATCGGTGAGATGATATTGGAACTGATGGGTTCGAAGATCGAACCACTGTGGGGGGCCCTGCCGGAGCGGTCAAGGGAGCTAACTTACCTATGCTCAAACATAGATAAGGTTAAAAAGGCGATCGGCTGGGCACCACGCACGACTTTACGGGAGGGGTTGATCTCTACGATCGATGATCTCAAGAGAGAGGCAGGGGGCTGA
- a CDS encoding dTDP-4-dehydrorhamnose 3,5-epimerase: MAEIAGVEVKQLRRIPDERGTIFHMLRSDDPLFEAFGEIYFSTVYPGVIKGWHRHKKMILNYAVVSGNIKLVLYDDRPGSTTEGNVMQLFIGDNNYSLVKIPPMIWNGFKGVGTNMAIVANCSSIPHDPSEIERMDPFSETVPYQWDLKHG; the protein is encoded by the coding sequence ATGGCTGAGATAGCGGGAGTGGAGGTTAAGCAGTTAAGACGTATACCAGATGAAAGAGGGACGATCTTCCACATGCTGCGCAGTGACGACCCCCTCTTTGAGGCGTTCGGAGAGATATACTTCTCCACAGTCTATCCCGGAGTGATAAAGGGATGGCATCGCCATAAAAAGATGATACTGAACTATGCTGTCGTCTCCGGGAACATCAAGCTAGTTCTGTACGACGATAGGCCCGGCTCGACGACCGAGGGCAATGTGATGCAACTCTTTATCGGGGATAACAATTACTCGCTCGTGAAGATACCTCCCATGATATGGAACGGGTTCAAGGGCGTGGGCACGAACATGGCCATCGTGGCCAACTGCTCCTCGATCCCCCATGATCCCTCTGAGATCGAGCGCATGGACCCCTTCTCGGAGACGGTACCGTACCAGTGGGACCTGAAGCATGGTTGA
- a CDS encoding NDP-sugar synthase: MGEMTAVILAGGEGTRLRPLTNTRPKPLLPVLGRPCLEYVIRALVDANVGTAYLTCGYRSRDMVDALGSGRQFGIDLRFTFEDHPAGTAGAVKLLQSKLSGTIVVVSGDVLADVDIRSLVEYHQQKGALATMALTTVDRPEEFGIVGLDDDGRIVRFKEKPRTEEVFSNLINAGIYVLEARVLEDIPPGEKFDFSKQLFPKLLDRSERLYGMPLTGLWKDIGRPRDLLEANIRMAAGKGQEIDVEGACTSGPIVATRFRAYGCRIEGPSYVGEGVSIGTGATLSCCAIGNGAEVGEDAIITDSMLMDGCTVGKGSKIAGCVIGKDCCIGDDVHLTNILMGDHVHLDGPMEVRDRTLE, from the coding sequence ATGGGCGAGATGACCGCGGTGATCCTCGCCGGCGGAGAGGGGACCCGCTTGCGGCCGCTCACCAACACCCGGCCCAAACCTCTGCTTCCGGTTCTGGGGAGACCGTGCCTGGAGTACGTGATACGCGCCCTGGTGGACGCCAACGTGGGCACCGCATATCTGACATGTGGCTACCGCTCCCGGGATATGGTCGACGCTCTGGGCAGCGGCAGGCAGTTCGGCATCGACCTCCGTTTCACATTCGAGGACCACCCTGCAGGAACGGCCGGCGCGGTGAAGCTGTTGCAGAGCAAGCTCAGCGGCACGATTGTGGTGGTCAGCGGGGACGTGCTCGCCGACGTCGACATCCGCTCCCTGGTGGAGTACCATCAGCAGAAGGGAGCCCTGGCTACCATGGCCTTGACCACCGTGGACAGGCCTGAGGAGTTCGGCATCGTGGGGCTTGACGATGATGGCCGTATTGTACGCTTCAAGGAGAAGCCACGGACCGAGGAGGTGTTCTCCAACCTCATTAACGCTGGCATATATGTTCTCGAGGCCAGGGTGCTTGAGGACATCCCGCCGGGGGAGAAGTTCGACTTTTCCAAACAGCTGTTCCCCAAACTCCTGGATCGTTCTGAACGGCTGTACGGCATGCCGCTGACCGGCCTGTGGAAGGACATAGGCAGGCCCCGTGACCTTCTGGAGGCCAACATCAGGATGGCCGCAGGGAAGGGGCAGGAGATCGATGTGGAAGGGGCCTGCACGAGCGGCCCCATCGTAGCCACCCGCTTCCGGGCCTACGGCTGCAGGATCGAGGGCCCGTCCTATGTGGGCGAGGGAGTCTCCATCGGCACAGGGGCCACCCTCTCCTGCTGTGCCATCGGGAACGGCGCGGAGGTAGGAGAGGATGCGATCATCACCGACTCCATGCTCATGGACGGCTGCACCGTGGGGAAAGGGTCGAAGATCGCCGGTTGCGTTATAGGAAAGGATTGCTGCATTGGCGATGACGTTCACCTGACGAATATCCTCATGGGGGACCACGTGCACCTGGACGGACCCATGGAGGTCAGGGACAGGACCTTGGAGTAG
- a CDS encoding glycosyltransferase, with the protein MSTANELFTTIIPTYEEVKNIGQMIGRLSELYSGMNILVMDDGSKDGTVQAVEDIASRDPHVRIVVRDGRVRGLTASVVDGILITTTPFYLVMDADFQHPPEVLKDMMLELDRGAGMVIGKRHHKQALKGSRRVSSDAAQTMAHLYLRLHRQPHPQDIMSGLFGSHTKSSQEIIEKHGKSFESKGYKVLFDLLKFVPKDCTVKEVEYQFGNRRDGASKLSPLVITSILRQCGVLGKMAAALANTFILKRSGQVMLLSMFVLLLVAAVFISA; encoded by the coding sequence ATGTCGACAGCTAATGAACTTTTTACTACTATCATCCCAACCTACGAAGAAGTAAAGAACATAGGTCAGATGATAGGTCGCCTCTCTGAGCTATACTCTGGTATGAACATCCTCGTCATGGACGATGGTTCCAAGGATGGCACCGTACAGGCGGTGGAGGATATCGCCAGTAGAGATCCACACGTCAGGATCGTGGTGCGTGATGGAAGGGTTAGGGGCCTCACTGCGAGCGTGGTCGATGGCATACTCATCACCACAACGCCCTTCTACCTGGTCATGGACGCTGATTTCCAGCATCCTCCCGAGGTATTGAAGGACATGATGTTGGAGCTCGATAGAGGGGCGGGGATGGTCATAGGGAAGAGGCATCACAAGCAGGCTCTAAAAGGTTCGAGAAGGGTCTCCTCGGATGCCGCCCAAACAATGGCACATCTCTACCTACGGCTTCACCGGCAACCGCACCCTCAGGACATCATGAGCGGGCTGTTCGGAAGCCATACGAAAAGCTCCCAGGAGATCATCGAGAAGCATGGGAAGTCTTTCGAAAGTAAGGGCTATAAGGTTCTGTTCGACCTCCTAAAGTTCGTCCCGAAGGATTGTACGGTCAAGGAGGTCGAATACCAGTTCGGCAACCGTAGGGATGGCGCCTCCAAACTGAGCCCCCTCGTCATAACCTCGATCCTTCGCCAGTGCGGTGTCCTGGGGAAGATGGCAGCGGCCCTGGCAAATACGTTCATCCTTAAAAGGTCTGGCCAGGTAATGCTGTTAAGCATGTTCGTCCTGCTCCTCGTCGCCGCGGTTTTCATCTCTGCCTGA
- a CDS encoding glycosyltransferase family 4 protein: MRVAVLCRRLDGKPRNGFERYAHNLVAGLKGAEVDPLLPNQDVRLPIMPSGSLISPPYFDIVHPLIRILKGQLRADVFHAVTDSQAIMFPWLKGKKIVTMHHVDKTPADSLSEAVFRAFYGLGTRIALRQADKIICISSQTEREVKEAYGVAADRIVTIPQALAPSFRPLPAVVKEGTIGYIGALKKRKNVEFLIRAYALYVRKDIVSPLKLVICGEGTDRPFLENLCTELGVSDRVEFRGEVREDDLVATYNSFSLFVLPSHQEGFGFPIIEAQACAVPVLTVKGALIPDEVSMTTVKCSDEKDMADKMEMILSDPDLRERVIADGLRHATSFSVEELGARTKAVYRSVYGD; encoded by the coding sequence ATGAGGGTTGCGGTCCTGTGCAGAAGGCTGGATGGAAAACCGAGGAACGGGTTCGAGAGGTATGCGCACAATCTCGTTGCTGGTCTCAAGGGGGCGGAGGTCGATCCCCTGCTGCCCAACCAGGACGTTCGCCTGCCCATCATGCCCTCGGGGTCCTTGATATCGCCTCCATATTTTGATATCGTACACCCTTTGATACGGATACTGAAAGGCCAGCTCCGGGCTGACGTCTTCCACGCGGTGACCGATTCCCAGGCCATTATGTTCCCCTGGCTCAAGGGGAAGAAGATAGTGACCATGCATCATGTGGACAAGACCCCTGCTGATTCTCTGTCCGAGGCCGTCTTCAGGGCCTTCTACGGACTCGGCACCAGGATCGCTCTTCGTCAAGCGGACAAGATCATCTGCATCTCCTCCCAGACCGAGCGGGAGGTTAAGGAAGCCTACGGGGTCGCCGCCGATCGAATAGTGACGATCCCTCAGGCCCTAGCTCCCAGCTTCCGGCCACTTCCAGCTGTGGTCAAGGAAGGAACCATAGGGTACATTGGCGCTTTGAAGAAGAGGAAGAACGTGGAGTTCCTGATAAGGGCATACGCCCTCTATGTCAGGAAAGATATCGTCTCCCCGTTGAAGCTCGTTATCTGTGGAGAGGGAACTGACCGTCCCTTCCTGGAGAACCTCTGTACGGAATTGGGGGTCTCCGATCGGGTCGAGTTCAGGGGTGAGGTCAGGGAGGATGACCTGGTGGCAACGTACAACTCCTTCTCCCTCTTCGTTCTCCCCAGCCATCAAGAGGGATTCGGGTTTCCCATCATCGAAGCGCAGGCATGCGCGGTGCCCGTCCTGACCGTAAAAGGGGCTCTGATACCTGATGAGGTCTCCATGACCACCGTCAAGTGCAGCGACGAGAAGGATATGGCCGATAAGATGGAGATGATATTGTCTGATCCAGACCTACGAGAGAGGGTGATCGCCGATGGTCTGCGTCATGCCACTTCCTTCTCAGTGGAAGAGCTCGGCGCCCGAACCAAGGCCGTCTACAGATCGGTCTATGGGGACTGA
- a CDS encoding ACT domain-containing protein has protein sequence MTHEFEVYVQNKPGDVAWIAEVLSKNAVNIRGISTDLGSSRPMIRVVTDDEASARSALKAAKMDFAEREIEIVALPDRPGELAKVTKLLSKSGVNIESLYILGNKGSNVEEIAIAADVPERAKEVLGKFKS, from the coding sequence ATGACGCATGAGTTCGAGGTCTACGTCCAGAACAAGCCTGGCGACGTTGCCTGGATCGCCGAGGTGTTGTCCAAGAACGCGGTCAACATTCGAGGCATATCGACCGACCTGGGCTCCTCGCGGCCGATGATCCGTGTGGTCACCGACGACGAGGCTAGCGCCAGAAGCGCCTTGAAGGCGGCGAAGATGGATTTCGCCGAACGAGAGATCGAGATCGTGGCCCTGCCCGATCGACCGGGGGAGCTGGCCAAGGTCACGAAGCTGCTTTCGAAGTCCGGCGTGAACATAGAATCGCTGTACATCCTAGGCAATAAGGGCTCTAACGTGGAGGAGATCGCGATAGCGGCCGATGTCCCTGAACGGGCCAAGGAAGTGCTGGGTAAGTTCAAGAGCTAG
- the rfbF gene encoding glucose-1-phosphate cytidylyltransferase yields the protein MKVVILAGGMGTRLSEETVIKPKPMVEIGSMPILWHIMKIYSSYGYTDFIICLGYKGYMIKEFFSNYMLHMSDVTFDLRNRTMEVSRDEVEPWRVSLVDTGEDTMTGGRIKRVEHMVGDGTFLLTYGDGVADIDITKLTDFHRSKGKLATVTAVRPPGRFGALEIGEGDIVKNFHEKPLGDRSYINGGFFVLEPEVFDTIKGDATIWEREPLESLAKDGQLACYKHDGFWYAMDTMREKNQLEKLWSGGVAPWKKW from the coding sequence ATGAAGGTAGTAATACTGGCTGGAGGCATGGGTACCCGTCTGAGCGAAGAAACGGTCATCAAACCCAAGCCGATGGTGGAGATTGGGAGCATGCCGATCCTCTGGCACATCATGAAGATCTATTCCTCCTATGGTTATACCGACTTTATCATATGCCTCGGTTACAAGGGGTATATGATAAAGGAGTTCTTTTCTAATTACATGCTGCACATGTCCGATGTGACCTTTGACCTCCGCAACCGCACCATGGAAGTGTCCAGGGATGAGGTGGAGCCCTGGAGGGTCTCCTTGGTGGATACCGGAGAGGATACCATGACCGGGGGCCGGATAAAAAGGGTGGAGCATATGGTGGGCGATGGGACCTTCCTATTGACCTACGGTGATGGTGTGGCGGACATAGACATCACTAAATTGACCGACTTTCACAGGTCCAAGGGCAAACTGGCCACGGTCACAGCGGTGCGGCCACCGGGACGTTTCGGAGCGCTGGAGATCGGAGAGGGAGATATCGTTAAGAACTTCCATGAGAAACCGTTGGGGGACCGCAGCTACATCAATGGCGGCTTCTTCGTGTTGGAACCCGAGGTCTTTGACACCATAAAGGGTGATGCGACCATATGGGAGCGTGAACCCCTGGAATCATTGGCAAAGGACGGACAACTGGCATGCTACAAGCATGATGGGTTCTGGTATGCCATGGACACTATGAGGGAGAAGAACCAGCTGGAAAAGCTCTGGTCTGGCGGGGTTGCACCATGGAAGAAATGGTAG